The following are encoded together in the Daucus carota subsp. sativus chromosome 5, DH1 v3.0, whole genome shotgun sequence genome:
- the LOC108222593 gene encoding glucan endo-1,3-beta-glucosidase, whose protein sequence is MFLSLETHKKQMLTVASLSLLLLLFTSSTACTTIGVSYTSAGAAASSPEHIAAVLRSHRISAVRLQAPEPSVIRAFTYSNISLLLEVPNHLVSSFASNVSAANLWLYTHVVPFYPRVKISAISVGSNTVSTSQADLSDVLIPAMQNLKRSLNSLGISDISVSTTFSFIDIMNNAFPPSSAEFQEPINRMLIRPLLQFLEENNSSFFVNLYPYKVYRLNSEIPVGFALFRDHPYNFRDDITTGVRYRNLFDMMVDAVIAAMTVSGHENIPLVVTETGWPSYNSGNEPEASHHYSEMYFQGLITHLKSGLGTPLRKEGVAEAYLYELFDNDDNNDTMQVTASGSGMQNWGIMYPNLTMKYNIPFSSDSKRFHGQGIAGMAALLLVISALL, encoded by the coding sequence atgtttctctctctagaaacaCACAAGAAACAGATGCTGACCGtcgcatctctctctctcctcctccTTCTCTTCACTTCCTCCACCGCCTGCACCACCATAGGCGTCTCCTACACCTCCGCCGGCGCCGCTGCCTCCTCTCCGGAACACATCGCCGCAGTCCTCCGGTCCCACCGCATCTCCGCCGTGCGTCTCCAAGCTCCAGAACCTTCTGTCATCCGCGCTTTCACGTACTCCAACATCTCACTACTTCTCGAGGTTCCGAATCATCTCGTCTCATCCTTTGCTTCCAATGTCTCCGCCGCGAATCTCTGGCTCTACACGCACGTCGTTCCGTTCTATCCGCGCGTCAAAATCTCCGCGATCTCCGTTGGTTCTAATACGGTGAGTACTTCTCAGGCTGATCTCTCGGATGTACTGATCCCGGCGATGCAGAACTTGAAGCGATCGCTTAACTCGCTCGGAATATCAGATATTTCTGTTTCGACGACGTTTTCATTTATTGATATTATGAACAATGCGTTTCCGCCTTCTTCTGCTGAATTTCAAGAGCCGATTAATCGGATGTTAATCAGGCCGTTACTCCAGTTCCTCGAAGAAAACAACTCGTCTTTCTTCGTAAATCTCTATCCGTACAAAGTTTATAGACTCAATTCCGAAATTCCAGTTGGATTTGCTCTGTTTCGAGATCATCCGTACAATTTTCGAGATGATATTACTACTGGAGTTCGTTATCGTAATTTGTTTGATATGATGGTTGATGCTGTAATTGCAGCGATGACGGTGTCAGGTCACGAGAATATTCCGTTAGTTGTGACTGAAACAGGCTGGCCGAGTTATAACAGTGGTAATGAGCCTGAGGCCAGTCATCATTACTCGGAGATGTATTTTCAGGGACTGATTACTCATTTGAAGTCTGGACTTGGTACTCCATTGCGAAAGGAAGGAGTTGCGGAAGCTTATTTGTACGAATTGTTTGACAACGATGATAATAATGATACTATGCAAGTGACTGCGAGTGGGAGTGGGATGCAAAATTGGGGAATCATGTACCCTAACTTGACTATGAAGTACAACATCCCGTTTTCTTCGGATTCTAAGAGGTTTCATGGACAGGGAATTGCAGGAATGGCTGCTCTTCTCTTGGTGATTTCTGCTCTCTTGTAA
- the LOC108223330 gene encoding ABC transporter E family member 2, with product MSDRLTRIAIVSSDRCKPKKCRQECKKSCPVVKTGKLCIEVTSAAKIAFISEELCIGCGICVKKCPFEAIQIINLPKDLDKDTTHRYGPNTFKLHRLPVPRPGQVLGLVGTNGIGKSTALKVLAGKLKPNLGRFNNPPDWQEILTYFRGSELQNYFTRILEDNLKAIIKPQYVDHIPKAVQGNVGQVLEQKDERDMKEELCIDLELNQVIDRNVGDLSGGELQRFAIAVVAIQNAEIYMFDEPSSYLDVKQRLKAAQVIRSLLRPNSYVIVVEHDLSVLDYLSDFICCLYGKPGAYGVVTLPFSVREGINIFLAGFVPTENLRFREESLTFKVSETPQESAEEIETYARYKYPTMSKTQGGFKLKVTEGEFTDSQIIVMLGENGTGKTTFIRMLAGLLKPDTVEGSDIEIPEFNVSYKPQKISPKFQHSVRHLLHSKIRESYMHPQFVSDVMKPLLIEQLMDQEVVNLSGGELQRVALCLCLGKPADIYLIDEPSAYLDSEQRIVASKVIKRFILHAKKTAFVVEHDFIMATYLADRVIVYEGQPSIDCVANSPQSLLTGMNLFLSQLDITFRRDPTNFRPRINKLNSAKDREQKNAGSYYYLDD from the exons ATGTCAGATCGATTGACTCGTATCGCTATCGTGAGTTCGGATCGGTGCAAGCCGAAGAAGTGCAGGCAGGAGTGCAAGAAGAGCTGTCCTGTTGTCAAGAccg GTAAACTTTGTATTGAAGTAACGTCCGCAGCTAAAATTGCTTTCATCTCTGAGGAGTTATGCATTGGATGCGGAATATGTGTTAAG AAATGTCCTTTTGAGGCAATTCAGATTATTAATCTTCCTAAAGATTTGGACAAAGACACAACTCACCGTTATGGTCCCAACACTTTCAAGCTCCATAG GTTGCCAGTTCCAAGACCGGGGCAAGTTCTTGGTTTGGTTGGGACAAATGGCATTGGAAAGTCTACTGCTCTTAAAGTTTTAGCGGGGAAATTGAAACCCAATCTTGGTCGTTTTAAT AACCCTCCTGACTGGCAGGAAATTTTGACGTACTTTAGGGGGTCTGAGTTGCAAAATTATTTCACTCGTATTCTGGAAGATAACCTAAAG GCAATCATCAAGCCACAATATGTTGACCATATTCCAAAAGCAGTTCAAGGAAATGTTGGGCAAGTGCTGGAGCAAAAGGACGAGAGGGACATGAAAGAAGAACTCTGTATTGACTTGGAACTAAATCAGGTCATAGACCGTAATGTGGGAGATTTATCTGGTGGGGAGCTTCAGAGGTTTGCAATAGCTGTAGTTGCTATACAAAATGCTGAAATATACATGTTTGATGAACCCTCAAGTTACCTTGATGTGAAACAAAGGCTCAAGGCTGCTCAAGTCATTCGATCTTTACTCAGGCCTAATAG TTATGTGATTGTCGTGGAGCATGACCTTAGTGTTCTGGATTATTTGTCGGATTTCATTTGCTGCCTATATGGAAAGCCTGGTGCATATGGTGTTGTTACTCTTCCATTTTCTGTCAGAGAAGGAATCAACATATTCTTGGCTGGTTTTGTACCTACAGAAAATCTACGATTTAGAGAGGAATCCCTTACTTTTAAg GTTTCTGAGACACCACAGGAAAGTGCTGAGGAAATAGAAACATATGCACGATATAAATATCCAACCATGAGCAAAACCCAGGGTGGTTTCAAGCTCAAAGTGACAGAGGGTGAATTTACTGATTCTCAGATTATTGTGATGCTGGGAGAGAATGGAACGGGAAAGACAACCTTTATTAGGAtgttg GCTGGTTTATTGAAGCCTGACACAGTGGAAGGCTCTGATATTGAGATACCCGAGTTCAATGTATCTTACAAGCCCCAAAAAATTAGTCCAAAATTCCAACACTCAGTCCGACATCTGTTACACTCGAAAATTCGTGAGTCATATATGCATCCTCAGTTTGTGTCAGATGTAATGAAGCCACTTTTGATTGAGCAGCTGATGGATCAAGAAGTTGTGAATCTTTCCGGAGGGGAGTTGCAAAGGGTTGCATTATGTCTGTGCCTTGGGAag CCTGCGGATATCTATCTGATCGATGAACCTAGTGCATATCTTGACTCCGAGCAGCGTATTGTTGCATCCAAAGTCATTAAGAGGTTTATTCTTCATGCCAAAAAGACAGCATTTGTGGTTGAACACGACTTTATAATGGCAACATACTTGGCCGACAGAGTCATAGTGTATGAAGGACAGCCATCAATTGACTGTGTTGCAAATTCACCCCAATCGCTTTTGACTGGAATGAATCTTTTCTTATCT CAATTGGACATCACCTTTAGACGGGACCCAACCAATTTCCGGCCCAGAATCAACAAATTGAACTCCGCCAAGGACAGGGAGCAGAAAAATGCCGGGTCTTACTATTATCTGGACGACTAA